In Streptomyces sp. NBC_00448, the following are encoded in one genomic region:
- a CDS encoding ArsA family ATPase, which yields MTAVRTLLVTGASGAGRSTVAAGVAAAAAGGSRTLLLTADRAAAEITVPGLTVGPVDPAAAFREGALDAQSRTGALLALLGAAPLDPEELTELPGADPLALLRALRQARVLSDQDDAGAAGPSPWDLVVVDLPAVRDALRMLALPEQLRRYLWRLLPPDRQAARALRPVLAQLAGVPMPAEWAYDAAARADRELAAVQAVIEDPGTAVAVVLDPGARPQEALRTARTGLALYGHRLAAVVANRLLPTGSADAFLAGLSGQQQSELKAVAESCAADGVPLVELPHLGREPRTPADLAELGGVPLSGGPARAAEPWEVEDLLGTEGHFLWVLPLPGADREGLDLVRRGDELVVDAGGFRRILPLPSALRRCTVQGAALRDGALRVRFVPDPTVWPS from the coding sequence GTGACCGCGGTACGCACCCTTCTGGTCACCGGCGCGTCCGGGGCCGGCCGCAGCACCGTCGCCGCGGGCGTCGCCGCGGCGGCGGCCGGCGGCAGCCGCACCCTGCTGCTCACCGCCGACCGGGCCGCCGCCGAGATCACCGTGCCGGGTCTGACGGTCGGCCCGGTCGATCCGGCCGCCGCCTTCCGCGAGGGCGCGCTCGACGCGCAGAGCCGGACAGGCGCGCTGCTCGCCCTGCTCGGCGCGGCGCCGCTGGACCCGGAGGAGCTGACCGAACTTCCCGGCGCCGACCCGCTCGCCCTGCTGCGGGCGCTGCGGCAGGCCCGGGTGCTGTCCGACCAGGACGACGCGGGGGCCGCCGGTCCGTCCCCGTGGGACCTGGTCGTCGTGGACCTGCCCGCCGTACGGGACGCGCTGCGGATGCTCGCGCTCCCGGAGCAACTGCGCCGCTACCTCTGGCGGTTGCTGCCCCCCGACCGGCAGGCCGCCCGCGCGCTGCGCCCGGTGCTCGCCCAACTCGCCGGCGTCCCGATGCCCGCCGAGTGGGCGTACGACGCCGCGGCCCGCGCCGACCGTGAACTCGCCGCCGTACAGGCGGTGATCGAGGACCCGGGCACGGCGGTGGCCGTCGTCCTCGACCCCGGGGCCCGGCCCCAGGAGGCGCTGCGCACCGCGCGGACCGGGCTGGCCCTGTACGGGCACCGGCTCGCCGCCGTCGTCGCCAACCGCCTGCTGCCGACCGGCTCGGCCGACGCGTTCCTCGCGGGGCTGTCCGGGCAGCAGCAGAGCGAGCTCAAGGCGGTGGCCGAGAGCTGCGCCGCCGACGGGGTGCCGCTGGTCGAACTCCCGCACCTCGGGCGGGAGCCGCGCACCCCCGCGGATCTTGCCGAGCTGGGCGGGGTGCCGCTGTCCGGCGGCCCGGCGCGGGCCGCCGAGCCCTGGGAGGTCGAGGATCTGCTCGGCACCGAAGGGCACTTCCTCTGGGTGCTTCCGCTGCCCGGGGCCGACCGCGAAGGACTCGACCTGGTCCGGCGCGGGGACGAACTCGTCGTCGACGCCGGTGGGTTCCGCCGTATCCTCCCCCTCCCCTCCGCCCTCCGCCGCTGCACCGTCCAGGGTGCCGCCCTCCGCGACGGCGCTCTACGGGTGCGGTTCGTCCCCGACCCCACGGTGTGGCCGAGCTGA
- a CDS encoding SRPBCC family protein — protein sequence MAEHTRSSITIEAAPAAVMGVIADFDRYPEWTGEVKQAEVLATDDAGRAAQVRLVLDAGAIKDDHTLAYEWIGADEVRWSLVKSQMLRTLDGSYALVPLDGGTRTEVTYQLTVDVKIPMLGMIKRKAEKVIIDRALAGLKQRVESGDADRPAEGAESAEGAGTDAESGTSGKSV from the coding sequence ATGGCGGAACACACGAGGTCGAGCATCACGATCGAGGCGGCGCCGGCCGCGGTCATGGGCGTCATCGCCGACTTCGACCGCTATCCGGAGTGGACCGGCGAGGTCAAGCAGGCGGAGGTGCTCGCCACCGACGACGCCGGGCGCGCCGCGCAGGTGCGGCTGGTGCTGGACGCGGGCGCGATCAAGGACGACCACACCCTGGCGTACGAGTGGATCGGCGCCGACGAGGTGCGGTGGTCGCTGGTGAAGTCCCAGATGCTGCGCACTCTCGACGGCTCCTACGCGCTCGTGCCGCTGGACGGCGGCACCCGCACCGAGGTCACCTACCAGCTCACGGTCGACGTGAAGATCCCCATGCTCGGGATGATCAAGCGGAAGGCCGAGAAGGTGATCATCGACCGGGCGCTGGCCGGCCTGAAGCAGAGGGTGGAGTCCGGCGACGCGGACCGGCCCGCGGAGGGCGCCGAGAGTGCCGAGGGCGCCGGTACGGACGCCGAGTCCGGCACGTCCGGCAAGTCGGTCTGA
- a CDS encoding metallophosphoesterase family protein: MRVHVVSDVHGAVEALARAGDGADALVCLGDLVLFLDYADHSRGIFPDLFGEANADRMVALRTARRFDEARALDRELWAGRDRPALIEQAVRKQYAELFAAFPTPTYATYGNVDVPRLWKEYARPGTTVLDGATAEIGGRVFGFVGGGLPTPMHTPYEIDEEAYAAKVAALGPVDVLCSHIPPAVPELCYDTSARRFERGSEALLDAVRSVQPKYALFGHVHQPLVRRTRIGRTECVNVGHFNHTRVPWSLQW, translated from the coding sequence ATGCGGGTTCACGTGGTCAGTGACGTACATGGCGCGGTCGAGGCGCTGGCGAGGGCGGGGGACGGCGCGGACGCGCTGGTCTGCCTCGGCGACCTGGTGCTCTTCCTCGACTACGCCGACCACTCCCGGGGCATCTTCCCCGACCTCTTCGGCGAGGCCAACGCCGACCGGATGGTGGCCCTGCGCACCGCCCGCCGCTTCGACGAGGCACGGGCGCTCGACCGCGAGTTGTGGGCCGGCCGGGACCGGCCCGCGCTGATCGAGCAAGCCGTGCGCAAGCAGTACGCGGAGCTCTTCGCCGCGTTCCCCACCCCGACCTACGCCACCTACGGCAACGTCGACGTGCCCCGGCTGTGGAAGGAGTACGCCCGGCCCGGCACCACCGTCCTGGACGGCGCCACCGCCGAGATCGGCGGCCGGGTCTTCGGCTTCGTCGGCGGCGGCCTGCCCACCCCGATGCACACCCCGTACGAGATCGACGAGGAGGCGTACGCCGCGAAGGTGGCCGCCCTCGGCCCGGTGGACGTGCTGTGCTCGCACATCCCGCCGGCCGTCCCCGAACTCTGCTACGACACGTCCGCCCGGCGGTTCGAGCGCGGCAGCGAGGCGCTGCTCGACGCGGTGCGGTCCGTGCAGCCGAAGTACGCGCTCTTCGGGCACGTCCACCAGCCGCTGGTGCGCCGCACCCGGATCGGCCGCACCGAATGCGTCAATGTCGGCCACTTCAACCACACCCGCGTCCCCTGGTCGCTTCAGTGGTGA
- a CDS encoding AMP-dependent synthetase/ligase has protein sequence MREFSLPALYEFPADGNLTDLIRRNAAQHPDTPVIGRKDSAGHWQDITAARFLDEVREVAKGLIASGVEPGDRVAVMSRTRYEWTLLDFAIWTAGAVTVPVYETSSASQVEWILADSGAVAVVVESQPHEETVESVREHLPQLKQVWRIDGGGVRALVEAGSDVSEAVVDERSTAAGADAPATIVYTSGTTGRPKGCVLSHRSFFAECGNVVERLSPLFRTGHSSVLLFLPLAHVLGRLVEVGSVMAPIRLGHVPDVKNLTEDLQGFRPTLILGVPRVFEKVYNTARATAQAGGKGRIFDKAADVAIEYSKALDTPGGPSFTLRLTHRVFDRLVYAKLRAVLGGRATHAISGGAPLGERLGHFYRGLGFTVLEGYGLTESCAATAFNPWDRTKIGTVGQPLPGSTVRIADDGEVLLYGEHLFTGYWNNDAATAEAVSDGWFHTGDLGTLDNDGYLTITGRKKEIIVTAGGKNVAPAVIEDRIRADALIAECMVVGDKRPFVGALVTLDEEFLPRWAEQHQKAGRTPAELSSDPDLLAAVQHAVDEGNAAVSKAESVRKFRILPGQFTEESGHLTPSLKLKRSVVAADFAADIEAIYSA, from the coding sequence TTGCGTGAGTTCAGCCTTCCGGCCCTGTACGAATTTCCCGCGGACGGCAACCTGACGGACCTGATCCGCCGCAACGCCGCGCAGCACCCGGACACGCCCGTCATCGGCCGCAAGGACTCCGCCGGGCACTGGCAGGACATCACGGCGGCCCGCTTCCTCGACGAGGTGCGGGAGGTCGCCAAGGGCCTGATCGCCTCCGGGGTGGAGCCCGGCGACCGCGTCGCGGTGATGTCCAGGACCCGCTACGAGTGGACGCTGCTGGACTTCGCGATCTGGACGGCGGGCGCGGTGACCGTGCCCGTCTACGAGACGTCGTCCGCCTCCCAGGTGGAGTGGATTCTCGCCGACTCCGGCGCGGTCGCGGTGGTGGTGGAGTCGCAGCCGCACGAGGAGACGGTGGAGTCCGTACGGGAGCACCTGCCGCAGCTCAAGCAGGTGTGGCGGATCGACGGCGGCGGGGTGCGGGCCCTGGTCGAGGCGGGCAGCGACGTCTCCGAGGCGGTGGTCGACGAACGCTCCACGGCCGCCGGCGCCGACGCCCCGGCCACGATCGTCTACACCTCGGGCACCACCGGCCGCCCCAAGGGCTGCGTGCTCAGCCACCGCAGCTTCTTCGCGGAGTGCGGCAACGTGGTGGAGCGGCTGAGCCCGCTCTTCCGCACCGGGCACTCCTCGGTGCTGCTCTTCCTTCCGCTCGCGCACGTGCTCGGCCGCCTGGTCGAGGTGGGCAGCGTGATGGCTCCGATCCGGCTCGGACACGTGCCCGACGTCAAGAACCTCACCGAGGACCTCCAGGGCTTCCGGCCGACCCTGATCCTCGGGGTTCCGCGGGTCTTCGAGAAGGTCTACAACACCGCCCGGGCCACCGCGCAGGCCGGCGGCAAGGGCCGGATCTTCGACAAGGCCGCGGACGTCGCGATCGAGTACAGCAAGGCGCTGGACACCCCCGGCGGCCCCTCGTTCACGCTGCGGCTGACCCACCGCGTCTTCGACCGGCTCGTCTACGCCAAGCTCCGCGCGGTGCTCGGCGGGCGCGCCACCCACGCGATCTCCGGCGGCGCCCCGCTGGGCGAGCGGCTCGGCCACTTCTACCGCGGCCTCGGCTTCACCGTCCTGGAGGGCTACGGCCTCACCGAGTCCTGCGCGGCCACCGCGTTCAACCCGTGGGACCGTACGAAGATCGGCACCGTCGGCCAGCCGCTGCCCGGCTCCACCGTACGGATCGCCGACGACGGCGAGGTGCTGCTCTACGGCGAGCACCTGTTCACCGGCTACTGGAACAACGACGCGGCCACCGCCGAGGCGGTCTCCGACGGCTGGTTCCACACCGGGGACCTCGGCACCCTCGACAACGACGGGTACCTGACGATCACCGGCCGCAAGAAGGAGATCATCGTCACCGCCGGCGGCAAGAACGTCGCGCCCGCGGTGATCGAGGACCGCATCCGCGCGGACGCGCTCATCGCCGAGTGCATGGTCGTCGGCGACAAGCGGCCCTTCGTCGGCGCGCTCGTCACGCTCGACGAGGAGTTCCTGCCGCGCTGGGCCGAGCAGCACCAGAAGGCCGGCCGCACCCCGGCGGAGCTCTCCTCCGACCCGGACCTCCTCGCCGCCGTCCAGCACGCCGTCGACGAGGGCAACGCGGCCGTCTCCAAGGCCGAGTCCGTCCGCAAGTTCCGCATTCTGCCCGGCCAGTTCACCGAGGAATCGGGCCACCTCACGCCGTCCCTCAAGCTCAAACGCTCCGTCGTGGCCGCGGACTTCGCCGCCGACATCGAGGCGATCTACTCCGCGTAG
- a CDS encoding glycosyltransferase family 4 protein, producing MEKTLIVTNDFPPRPGGIQAFVHSMAVRMDPEQVVVYASTWRDGREVARFDAEQPFTVVRDRTRMMVPTPRVTRRAAELLREHGCSSVWFGAAAPLALMAPALRKAGARRLVGTTHGHEAAWAQLPASRQLLRRIGEGTDVLTYLGEYTRSRIAAALTPEAAERMVRLPPGVDENVFHPGPDGVVLRARLGLADRPVVVCVSRLVPRKGQDTLILAMPRILREVPDTVLLIVGGGPYRGELEKLAARTGVAAAVRFTGSVPWSELPAHYGAGDIFAMPCRTRRGGLDVEGLGIVYLEASATGLPVVAGDSGGAPDAVLDGETGYVVPGGSPEQAASRILTLLRDPELRRSLGERGRAWVHEAWSWDLLADRLKGLL from the coding sequence ATGGAAAAGACCCTCATCGTCACCAACGACTTCCCGCCGCGGCCCGGCGGCATCCAGGCGTTCGTGCACAGCATGGCGGTGCGGATGGACCCCGAGCAGGTCGTGGTGTACGCCTCGACCTGGCGGGACGGGCGCGAGGTCGCGCGGTTCGACGCCGAGCAGCCGTTCACCGTGGTGCGGGACCGTACCAGGATGATGGTGCCGACGCCCCGGGTCACCCGGCGCGCGGCGGAACTGCTGCGGGAACACGGCTGCTCGTCGGTGTGGTTCGGGGCGGCCGCGCCGCTCGCCCTGATGGCGCCCGCGCTGCGCAAGGCGGGTGCCCGGCGGCTGGTCGGCACCACGCACGGCCACGAGGCCGCGTGGGCGCAGCTCCCGGCCAGCCGGCAACTCCTGCGCAGGATCGGTGAGGGCACCGACGTCCTGACCTACCTGGGGGAGTACACCCGGTCGCGGATCGCGGCCGCGCTCACTCCCGAGGCGGCCGAGCGGATGGTGCGGCTGCCGCCCGGCGTCGACGAGAACGTCTTCCACCCGGGGCCGGACGGCGTGGTGCTGCGGGCGCGGCTCGGGCTCGCCGACCGCCCGGTGGTGGTCTGCGTGTCGCGGCTGGTGCCGCGCAAGGGGCAGGACACGCTCATCCTCGCGATGCCGCGCATCCTCCGCGAGGTGCCCGACACGGTGCTCCTCATCGTCGGCGGCGGGCCGTACCGCGGCGAGTTGGAGAAGCTGGCGGCCCGCACCGGGGTGGCCGCGGCGGTCCGGTTCACCGGCAGCGTGCCCTGGTCCGAACTGCCCGCACACTACGGCGCGGGGGACATCTTCGCGATGCCCTGCAGGACCCGGCGGGGCGGGCTCGACGTTGAAGGGCTCGGCATCGTCTACCTCGAGGCGTCCGCGACGGGGTTGCCCGTCGTCGCCGGCGATTCCGGGGGGGCTCCGGACGCCGTGCTCGACGGTGAGACCGGGTACGTCGTCCCCGGGGGGTCGCCCGAGCAGGCCGCCTCCCGCATCCTCACGCTTCTGCGTGACCCGGAGTTGCGGCGGTCCCTCGGGGAGCGCGGGCGGGCGTGGGTCCACGAAGCGTGGAGCTGGGATCTCCTGGCGGACCGCCTGAAGGGTCTTCTTTAG
- a CDS encoding M48 family metalloprotease, which yields MSGQDANGENGRGEAQSPEPVGEGPDFTAEQVARGQALRRQVLPLSLASSAVSLALLLALGLTGGGARLVGAFGTAWAVRVVGGAVTLVLLGEAAGLPFAARGRVVRARYGLVTQGWGGWAVDRLRGLLVSLPLALGALFAVYALAGVTRWWWVWAALGAAVLTVLLSFLAPLVFEPLFNRFTPMPPGPLRADLLALAARDGVAVRDVLVADASRRTTALNAYVSGFGGTRRIVVYDTLLSTADPREVELVVAHELGHVVHRDVARGTALGAVGAAAGVCVLAAVVSWDPLLHAAGVRHFADPRSAWLLAAVAAVGGALGGPLTALLSRRVERRADRHALDTTGDPATFIAMQRRLTVANVADPAPPRLAHALLGSHPTAAERIAAARRWAAGH from the coding sequence TTGAGCGGGCAGGACGCGAACGGCGAGAACGGCCGCGGCGAGGCGCAGAGCCCCGAACCCGTGGGCGAGGGGCCCGACTTCACGGCCGAGCAGGTCGCCCGGGGACAGGCGCTGCGGCGGCAGGTGCTGCCGCTGTCGCTGGCCTCCTCCGCGGTCTCGCTCGCGCTGCTGCTCGCGCTCGGGCTGACCGGAGGCGGGGCGCGGCTGGTCGGCGCCTTCGGGACCGCGTGGGCGGTGCGGGTGGTGGGCGGCGCGGTCACGCTCGTGCTGCTGGGCGAGGCGGCCGGACTGCCGTTCGCCGCGCGGGGACGGGTGGTCAGGGCCCGCTACGGCCTGGTCACGCAGGGCTGGGGCGGCTGGGCGGTGGACCGGCTGCGCGGGCTGCTGGTGTCCCTGCCGCTGGCGCTCGGCGCCCTCTTCGCGGTCTACGCGCTCGCCGGGGTGACCCGCTGGTGGTGGGTGTGGGCGGCGCTCGGCGCGGCCGTGCTGACCGTCCTGCTCTCCTTCCTCGCCCCGCTGGTCTTCGAACCGCTCTTCAACCGCTTCACGCCCATGCCCCCGGGACCGCTGCGCGCCGACCTGCTGGCGCTGGCCGCCCGCGACGGCGTCGCCGTACGGGACGTGCTCGTCGCCGACGCCTCGCGCCGTACGACCGCGCTCAACGCGTACGTCTCCGGGTTCGGCGGCACCCGGCGGATCGTCGTCTACGACACCCTGCTGAGCACCGCCGACCCGCGCGAGGTCGAACTCGTCGTCGCCCACGAACTCGGCCATGTCGTCCACCGCGACGTGGCGCGCGGCACCGCGCTGGGCGCGGTCGGCGCCGCCGCCGGGGTGTGCGTCCTGGCCGCCGTCGTCAGCTGGGACCCGCTGCTGCACGCCGCCGGAGTACGGCACTTCGCCGACCCCCGCTCGGCCTGGCTGCTCGCCGCAGTGGCCGCGGTCGGCGGCGCTCTCGGCGGCCCGCTCACCGCCCTCCTCAGCCGGCGCGTCGAGCGCCGCGCCGATCGGCACGCCCTCGACACCACCGGCGATCCCGCCACCTTCATCGCCATGCAGCGCCGGCTCACCGTGGCGAACGTCGCCGACCCGGCGCCGCCCCGCCTCGCCCACGCCCTGCTCGGCAGCCACCCCACCGCCGCCGAACGCATCGCCGCCGCCCGCCGGTGGGCCGCCGGACACTGA
- a CDS encoding C40 family peptidase, whose product MASHRRTPQPGLASRTTRVTVLSAAAAATAALSGGAAQFAAADPAGGTAPDAATRLDQLYQQAEQATQKYDAAQETAKRLRGEVADLQDRAARGQQRVNALRDDLGAVAASQYREGAVDPTLALLLSDRPSQYLDQATALDRLGARQAARLGELQEAERTLRQEGDQATGKLAELRSTSQQLQQRKEEVQRALATAQTLLHAMPAAQQAAFRGGGDRASRDQVLPPLLDLPASSGRAAVAVAAARRMLGTPYVWGATGPNSFDCSGLMQYAYAQAGVALPRTSQEQMNAGRHVSLDQARPGDLVIYRSDASHVAMYVGGGQVIHAPYPGARVRYDPVTMMPITAITRP is encoded by the coding sequence GTGGCTTCCCATCGACGCACTCCGCAGCCGGGACTTGCTTCCCGTACCACCAGGGTCACCGTGCTGTCGGCGGCGGCAGCGGCGACCGCCGCGCTGTCCGGCGGTGCCGCCCAGTTCGCGGCGGCCGACCCTGCCGGCGGCACCGCCCCGGACGCCGCGACCCGGCTGGACCAGCTCTACCAGCAGGCCGAGCAGGCCACCCAGAAGTACGACGCCGCGCAGGAGACCGCGAAGCGGCTGCGCGGCGAGGTCGCCGACCTCCAGGACCGGGCCGCGCGCGGCCAGCAGCGGGTCAACGCGCTGCGGGACGACCTCGGCGCGGTCGCGGCCTCGCAGTACCGCGAGGGCGCGGTGGACCCGACGCTGGCGCTGCTGCTCTCCGACCGGCCGTCCCAGTACCTCGACCAGGCGACCGCGCTGGACCGGCTCGGTGCCCGGCAGGCCGCCCGGCTCGGCGAACTCCAGGAGGCCGAGCGGACGTTGCGGCAGGAGGGGGACCAGGCGACCGGCAAGCTCGCGGAGTTGCGGAGCACCTCGCAGCAGCTCCAGCAGCGCAAGGAGGAGGTGCAGCGGGCGCTGGCCACGGCCCAGACCCTGCTGCACGCGATGCCCGCGGCCCAGCAGGCCGCATTCCGCGGGGGCGGTGACCGCGCCTCCCGCGACCAGGTGCTGCCGCCCCTGCTGGACCTGCCCGCGTCCTCCGGGCGCGCCGCGGTCGCCGTCGCCGCGGCCCGCCGGATGCTCGGGACTCCCTACGTGTGGGGCGCCACCGGGCCGAACTCCTTCGACTGCTCAGGGCTGATGCAGTACGCGTACGCGCAGGCCGGGGTGGCGCTGCCGCGGACCTCGCAGGAGCAGATGAACGCGGGGCGGCATGTCTCGCTGGACCAGGCCCGCCCGGGTGACCTCGTGATCTACCGTTCCGACGCCAGCCACGTCGCGATGTATGTCGGCGGGGGCCAGGTCATCCACGCCCCCTACCCGGGCGCCCGGGTGCGCTACGACCCGGTCACGATGATGCCGATCACCGCGATCACTCGTCCTTGA
- a CDS encoding C40 family peptidase gives MASHRRPKPTSRVRVTVLTATAAAAVALSSQAANAAAPAKESVKDAKTKVDALYDQAEQATQKYDAANEKLKSLQKDASNLQDQVARQQEHLNKLRDNIGAIAASQYRSGGIDPSLQLFLSSNPDDYLDQASSLDQITSLQAGALTQLENAKQTLDQERAEAAAKLAEVQSTRTDLAKNKKDAQAKLAKAQSVLNGLTAAQRAQMAQDDAAAANRASSRVDLGNTKAASARAKNAFDAAVSKIGDPYYYGASGPSQFDCSGLTSWAYAQAGVTIPRTSQEQANAGTRIYNASQLEVGDLVIFYGDFHHVGFYAGGGQVLHAPKPGAVVRYEAMSDMPFEFGVRI, from the coding sequence GTGGCGTCCCACCGTCGTCCCAAGCCGACAAGCCGCGTGCGCGTCACCGTGCTGACCGCCACCGCGGCGGCAGCGGTCGCGCTGTCCTCGCAGGCTGCCAACGCCGCCGCCCCGGCCAAGGAGTCCGTCAAGGACGCCAAGACCAAGGTCGACGCGCTCTACGACCAGGCCGAGCAGGCCACCCAGAAGTACGACGCGGCCAACGAGAAGCTCAAGTCGTTGCAGAAGGACGCGTCGAACCTCCAGGACCAGGTCGCCCGCCAGCAGGAGCACCTGAACAAGCTGCGGGACAACATCGGCGCGATCGCGGCCTCGCAGTACCGCAGCGGTGGCATCGACCCCTCGCTCCAGCTCTTCCTCTCCTCCAACCCGGACGACTATCTGGACCAGGCGAGTTCGCTCGACCAGATCACCTCGCTCCAGGCCGGTGCGCTCACGCAGCTGGAGAACGCGAAGCAGACGCTGGACCAGGAGCGGGCGGAGGCGGCCGCGAAGCTCGCGGAGGTGCAGAGCACCCGCACCGACCTGGCCAAGAACAAGAAGGACGCGCAGGCCAAGCTCGCCAAGGCGCAGTCGGTGCTCAACGGCCTGACCGCCGCGCAGCGCGCGCAGATGGCGCAGGACGACGCGGCGGCGGCCAACCGGGCCAGCTCCCGGGTGGACCTCGGCAACACCAAGGCCGCCAGCGCTCGCGCCAAGAATGCGTTCGACGCCGCCGTCTCGAAGATCGGCGACCCGTACTACTACGGCGCCTCCGGCCCCAGCCAGTTCGACTGCTCGGGCCTGACCTCGTGGGCCTACGCCCAGGCCGGCGTGACCATACCCAGGACCTCGCAGGAGCAGGCGAACGCCGGCACCCGCATCTACAACGCCTCGCAGCTCGAAGTCGGCGACCTGGTCATCTTCTACGGCGACTTCCACCACGTCGGGTTCTACGCGGGCGGCGGCCAGGTGCTGCACGCCCCGAAGCCGGGCGCCGTGGTGCGGTACGAGGCGATGAGCGACATGCCGTTCGAGTTCGGCGTGCGGATCTGA
- a CDS encoding NYN domain-containing protein: protein MEHADAAGEDEAGGDAAADDARGAEQDGAVESALDRPLPEGVRHRVVAIAADAFGGFTFPELPVSLRPYARFTPSRRVKYAATALAAALESDPGFRLKVAGRLREAQPELTGALDSGTPPPAADPLDVAAAAYLLRPEGWAKLVATAGEEAQRADAERVDEETVRELARLREEVVALQAQARADAARARGELDAVRKDGDALHRKLRAAHSDVKRAEAAQRKLQAELDEARAAAARERAAAESEARRLRTRLAEAEAVVEAGRRAVREGRSVEEVRLRLLLDTVLDAAAGLRRELALPPRDTLGVRPADTVDAVAPGAFSARDIATRALSATDPALLDQLLALPQAHLVVDGYNVTKTGYPALPLEKQRLRLLGGLAALAAQSGAEVTCVFDGADLDMPVLLAPPRGVRVLFSKAGETADELIRRLVRAEPPGRQIVVVSADREVADGVAKAGARPVASVLLLKRLARV from the coding sequence GTGGAGCACGCGGACGCGGCGGGTGAGGACGAGGCGGGCGGGGACGCGGCGGCTGACGACGCGCGCGGCGCCGAGCAGGACGGCGCGGTCGAGTCCGCGCTCGACCGGCCGCTGCCCGAAGGCGTACGCCACCGGGTGGTCGCCATCGCCGCCGACGCCTTCGGCGGGTTCACCTTCCCCGAACTGCCGGTGTCGCTGCGGCCGTATGCCCGTTTCACGCCGTCCCGCCGGGTGAAGTACGCGGCGACCGCGCTGGCCGCCGCGCTGGAGTCGGACCCCGGCTTCCGGCTGAAGGTCGCCGGGCGGCTGCGGGAGGCGCAGCCGGAGCTGACCGGGGCGCTGGACTCCGGCACCCCGCCGCCGGCCGCCGACCCGCTGGACGTGGCCGCGGCCGCGTATCTGCTGCGGCCGGAGGGGTGGGCCAAGCTCGTGGCGACCGCGGGCGAGGAGGCCCAGCGGGCCGACGCCGAGCGGGTCGACGAGGAGACGGTCCGCGAACTCGCCCGGCTGCGCGAGGAGGTGGTCGCGCTCCAGGCCCAGGCCCGCGCCGACGCGGCCCGCGCCCGCGGCGAACTCGACGCCGTACGCAAGGACGGCGACGCGCTGCACCGCAAACTGCGGGCCGCGCACAGCGACGTGAAGCGCGCCGAGGCCGCGCAGCGCAAACTCCAGGCCGAGCTGGACGAGGCCCGGGCGGCCGCCGCGCGCGAGCGTGCCGCGGCCGAGAGCGAGGCGCGCCGGCTGCGGACCCGGCTGGCCGAGGCCGAGGCGGTGGTGGAGGCCGGCCGGCGCGCGGTGCGCGAGGGCCGCAGCGTGGAGGAGGTCCGGCTGCGGCTGCTGCTGGACACGGTGCTCGACGCGGCGGCCGGGCTGCGCCGCGAGCTGGCGCTGCCCCCGCGCGACACGCTCGGGGTACGGCCCGCGGACACCGTGGACGCGGTCGCGCCCGGGGCGTTCAGCGCGCGGGACATCGCCACCCGGGCGCTGTCCGCGACCGACCCGGCGCTGCTGGACCAACTCCTCGCACTGCCGCAGGCGCACCTGGTGGTCGACGGCTACAACGTCACCAAGACCGGTTATCCCGCGCTGCCGTTGGAGAAGCAGCGGCTGCGGCTGCTGGGCGGGCTGGCGGCGCTGGCCGCGCAGAGCGGCGCGGAGGTGACCTGCGTCTTCGACGGCGCCGACCTGGACATGCCGGTGCTGCTCGCGCCGCCGCGCGGGGTGCGGGTGCTGTTCTCCAAGGCCGGTGAGACCGCGGACGAGTTGATCCGGCGGCTGGTGCGCGCGGAGCCGCCGGGGCGGCAGATCGTGGTGGTCTCCGCGGACCGCGAGGTCGCCGACGGCGTGGCGAAGGCCGGGGCCCGCCCGGTCGCCTCGGTGCTGCTGCTCAAACGGCTCGCCCGGGTGTGA